A single genomic interval of Chitinophaga sp. 180180018-3 harbors:
- the rplA gene encoding 50S ribosomal protein L1 yields the protein MATKNRKVAEAKVDKNKQYSLKEASTLVKDINCTKFDSSVDLHIRLGVDPKKADQAIRGSVTLPHGTGKTKRVLVLCTPDKEAAAKEAGADFVGLDEFIQKIEGGWTDVDVIVATPAVMPKIGKLGKILGPRNLMPNPKTGTVTNDVAAAVNEVKGGKITFKVDKAGIIHASIGRVSFASDKIEQNSQELINAIIKLKPATAKGTYLKGLSMASTMSPGIVIDTKSVQN from the coding sequence ATGGCAACTAAAAATAGAAAAGTAGCTGAAGCGAAGGTTGACAAAAACAAACAGTACAGCCTGAAAGAAGCTTCTACTTTGGTTAAAGATATTAACTGTACTAAATTCGACAGTTCTGTCGATTTACATATCCGCTTAGGCGTTGATCCTAAGAAAGCAGACCAGGCTATCCGTGGTTCCGTAACGCTTCCTCACGGTACTGGTAAAACTAAAAGGGTTTTAGTGCTTTGCACCCCTGATAAAGAAGCTGCTGCGAAAGAAGCAGGTGCTGACTTCGTTGGTCTGGATGAATTTATCCAGAAGATTGAAGGCGGTTGGACTGATGTAGATGTAATCGTAGCTACTCCTGCTGTAATGCCGAAAATCGGTAAACTGGGTAAGATCTTAGGTCCTCGTAACCTGATGCCGAACCCTAAGACCGGTACTGTTACTAACGATGTTGCAGCTGCAGTAAACGAAGTTAAGGGCGGTAAAATTACCTTCAAGGTAGATAAAGCTGGTATCATCCACGCTTCTATCGGTCGTGTATCCTTTGCATCTGATAAAATTGAGCAGAACTCTCAGGAGCTGATCAATGCTATCATCAAGCTGAAACCAGCTACTGCAAAAGGTACTTACCTGAAAGGTCTGTCCATGGCAAGCACCATGAGTCCTGGTATTGTTATCGATACTAAATCTGTTCAAAACTAA
- the rplK gene encoding 50S ribosomal protein L11, which produces MAKEIATYVKLQVKGGQANPAPPIGPALGSKGVNIMEFCKQFNARTQDKMGKVLPVLLTVYTDKSFDFVIKTPPAPVQLLEAAKIQSGSKESNRNKVGKVTWAQVEAIAQDKMPDLNCFTLDSAMKMVAGTARSMGITVEGKAPWEN; this is translated from the coding sequence ATGGCAAAAGAGATTGCAACGTACGTGAAATTGCAGGTTAAGGGCGGCCAGGCCAACCCTGCACCTCCAATTGGTCCCGCGTTGGGTTCCAAAGGTGTGAACATCATGGAGTTCTGCAAACAGTTCAACGCCCGTACCCAGGATAAAATGGGTAAAGTGCTGCCTGTGTTGCTGACAGTTTACACTGACAAGTCTTTCGACTTTGTAATTAAAACTCCTCCGGCACCGGTTCAACTGCTGGAAGCGGCTAAAATTCAAAGTGGTTCCAAAGAATCTAACCGTAACAAGGTGGGTAAAGTTACCTGGGCTCAGGTAGAAGCAATTGCGCAGGACAAAATGCCTGATCTGAACTGCTTCACCCTGGACAGCGCTATGAAAATGGTAGCAGGTACTGCTCGTAGCATGGGTATTACTGTAGAAGGTAAAGCTCCCTGGGAAAACTAA
- the rplL gene encoding 50S ribosomal protein L7/L12, which yields MADVKALAEQLVGLTVKEVQELADVLKTEYGIEPAAAAVVVSGGGDGGAAAVEEKTAFNVILKSAGASKLNVVKVVKDLTGLGLKEAKELVDGAPKAIKEGVSKAEAEDLKAKLTEAGAEVEIQ from the coding sequence ATGGCAGACGTAAAAGCATTAGCTGAACAATTAGTTGGTTTAACTGTTAAGGAAGTACAGGAACTCGCTGATGTACTGAAAACTGAATATGGTATTGAACCAGCTGCTGCTGCAGTTGTAGTATCCGGTGGTGGCGACGGTGGCGCTGCTGCTGTTGAAGAAAAAACTGCTTTCAACGTTATCCTGAAATCTGCAGGCGCTAGCAAGCTGAACGTAGTTAAGGTCGTTAAAGATCTGACTGGTCTGGGTCTGAAAGAAGCCAAAGAACTGGTAGACGGTGCGCCTAAAGCTATTAAAGAAGGCGTTTCCAAAGCTGAGGCTGAAGACCTGAAGGCTAAGCTGACTGAAGCTGGTGCTGAAGTTGAAATTCAGTAA
- the rpoB gene encoding DNA-directed RNA polymerase subunit beta — protein sequence MSLKKAQTHERVNFGKIKQVTETPDLLAIQIQSFKDFFQLETTPDKRNNEGLFKVFKENFPITDTRNIFNLEFLDYFVDPPRYTIEECIERGLTYSVPLKAKLRLSCNDEEHVDFQTIVQDVFLGNIPYMTPRGTFVINGAERVVVSQLHRSPGVFFGQSVHPNGTKIYSARVIPFKGAWMEFATDINNVMYAYIDRKKKFPVTTLLRAIGYETDKDILQLFGMADEVKADKKSLEKYAGKKLAARVLRSWVEDFVDEDTGEVVSIERNEIMLERDSILDEANIETIVDMGLKSVFIQKEEVSGDFSIIYNTLNKDTSNSELEAVQHIYRQLRGADAPDDETARGIIDKLFFSDKRYDLGDVGRYKINRKLGLSTPLDMKVLTKDDIISIIKYLVQLTNAKAEIDDIDHLSNRRVRTVGEQLYAQFGVGLARMARTIRERMNVRDNEVFTPVDLINARTLSSVINSFFGTSQLSQFLDQTNPLSEITHKRRISALGPGGLSRERAGFEVRDVHYSHYGRLCTIETPEGPNIGLISTLCVHAKVNEMGFIETPYRKVTNGKVDTENVEFLSAEEEDSVKIAQANAPLDEKGHFLNDKVKSRETGDFPILDREEVEFMDVAPNQIVGLSASLIPFLEHDDANRALMGSNMQRQAVPLLNPEVPIVGTGLEGKAARDSRLQITANGNGVIEFVDANEIHVRYERDEIQKLVSFEDDLMVYTLTKFVKTNQSTCINLRPCVKKGQRVKDGDFLTEGYATRGGELALGRNLKVAFMPWKGYNFEDAIVISERVAREDLFTSIHIDEYELEVRDTKLGEEELTPDIPNVSEEATKDLDQNGIIRVGAHIKEGDILIGKITPRGESDPSPEEKLLRAIFGDKASDAKDASLKAPPSTEGVVIDKKLFSRAKKDKNSKTREKAAIEKLEKIHQKNAEDLLEVLMGKLLTLLKDKTSQGITNTYGEVLISKGSKFSQKNLANIDFQNVNPLGWTTDEVTNDQINTLLHNYNIKYNEELGRYKREKFNISIGDELPAGVLKLAKVYLASKRKLKVGDKMAGRHGNKGIVAKIVRDEDMPFLEDGTPLDIVLNPLGVPSRMNLGQIYETVLGWAGLKLGVRFATPIFDGATTEEIASYINEAGLPSFGHAYLYDGETGDRFHQKATVGVIYMLKLSHMVDDKMHARSIGPYSLITQQPLGGKAQFGGQRFGEMEVWALEAYGASNILQELLTIKSDDIVGRAKAYESIVKGDNIPKAGVPESFNVLIHELRGLGLDLKFD from the coding sequence ATGTCTCTAAAAAAAGCCCAAACACACGAAAGAGTAAATTTTGGAAAGATCAAACAAGTTACTGAGACACCGGATCTGTTGGCTATCCAAATCCAATCTTTCAAGGATTTCTTCCAATTAGAAACCACACCAGACAAGCGAAACAACGAAGGCCTTTTTAAAGTATTTAAAGAGAACTTCCCGATTACAGATACCAGAAATATCTTTAATCTGGAGTTCCTCGATTATTTCGTGGATCCTCCGCGTTATACCATCGAGGAGTGTATTGAGCGTGGGCTTACTTATTCCGTACCGTTGAAAGCGAAACTCCGCCTCAGCTGTAATGATGAGGAGCATGTGGATTTCCAGACCATAGTGCAGGATGTGTTCCTCGGAAACATCCCGTATATGACTCCCAGAGGTACTTTCGTTATTAATGGTGCTGAGCGCGTAGTTGTATCCCAACTGCACCGTTCTCCTGGTGTTTTCTTTGGTCAGTCTGTACATCCAAACGGAACGAAGATCTATTCTGCAAGGGTGATCCCGTTCAAGGGCGCATGGATGGAGTTTGCAACGGACATCAACAATGTGATGTACGCTTACATCGACCGTAAGAAGAAATTCCCGGTTACCACATTGTTGCGTGCCATTGGCTATGAAACAGACAAGGATATTCTGCAGCTGTTCGGCATGGCAGATGAAGTAAAAGCAGACAAAAAGAGTCTTGAGAAATATGCCGGCAAAAAGCTGGCTGCCCGCGTTTTAAGAAGCTGGGTAGAAGACTTTGTGGATGAAGATACTGGCGAAGTGGTGAGCATCGAGCGTAACGAAATTATGCTGGAGCGTGATAGCATTCTGGATGAAGCAAACATCGAGACCATCGTTGATATGGGTCTGAAGAGCGTATTCATTCAGAAGGAAGAGGTAAGTGGTGATTTCTCCATCATCTACAATACATTAAACAAGGATACATCTAACTCTGAGCTGGAAGCCGTTCAGCACATCTACCGCCAGCTGCGCGGTGCTGATGCGCCGGATGATGAAACAGCGAGGGGGATCATCGATAAACTGTTCTTCTCCGATAAACGTTACGATCTTGGTGACGTAGGTCGTTATAAGATCAACAGAAAATTGGGTCTGTCTACTCCGTTAGACATGAAAGTGCTGACTAAGGACGACATTATTTCCATCATCAAGTACCTGGTACAACTGACCAACGCTAAAGCTGAGATCGATGATATCGATCACCTGAGCAACCGTCGTGTTCGTACCGTGGGTGAGCAGTTATATGCTCAGTTTGGTGTTGGTCTTGCACGTATGGCTCGTACCATCCGTGAAAGAATGAACGTACGCGATAACGAAGTATTTACCCCGGTAGACCTGATCAATGCAAGAACACTTTCTTCTGTGATCAACTCCTTCTTTGGTACTTCCCAGCTGTCGCAGTTCCTGGATCAGACTAATCCGCTGTCTGAGATCACGCACAAACGCCGTATTTCCGCCCTCGGACCCGGTGGTCTGAGCCGTGAAAGAGCAGGCTTCGAGGTGCGTGACGTTCACTACAGCCACTATGGCCGTCTGTGTACAATCGAAACACCGGAAGGACCAAACATCGGTCTGATCTCTACACTTTGCGTACACGCGAAAGTGAATGAGATGGGCTTCATCGAAACACCTTATCGTAAGGTAACTAACGGTAAAGTAGATACGGAGAATGTAGAGTTCCTGAGCGCTGAAGAAGAAGATTCTGTGAAGATTGCGCAGGCTAACGCTCCGCTGGATGAAAAAGGTCACTTCCTGAATGATAAAGTAAAATCCCGTGAAACCGGTGACTTCCCGATTCTCGACAGAGAAGAAGTGGAATTCATGGACGTAGCACCTAACCAGATCGTGGGTCTGAGTGCATCACTGATTCCGTTCCTGGAACATGATGATGCCAACCGTGCGCTGATGGGATCAAACATGCAACGTCAGGCGGTTCCATTGCTGAATCCTGAAGTACCTATCGTGGGTACGGGTCTGGAAGGCAAGGCTGCACGCGACTCCCGCCTGCAGATTACTGCAAACGGTAACGGTGTGATAGAATTTGTAGATGCAAATGAAATCCATGTACGTTACGAAAGAGATGAAATACAGAAGCTGGTAAGCTTTGAAGACGATCTGATGGTGTATACACTGACCAAGTTCGTTAAAACTAACCAGAGCACCTGTATCAACCTCCGTCCCTGTGTGAAGAAAGGACAGCGCGTGAAAGACGGCGACTTCCTCACAGAAGGTTACGCTACACGTGGTGGTGAACTGGCACTCGGACGCAACCTGAAAGTAGCGTTCATGCCATGGAAAGGTTACAACTTTGAGGATGCGATCGTAATTTCTGAGCGTGTTGCACGTGAAGACCTCTTTACTTCCATCCACATTGACGAATATGAACTGGAAGTTCGTGATACTAAACTGGGTGAGGAAGAACTGACCCCGGATATTCCTAACGTGAGCGAAGAGGCTACCAAAGACCTCGACCAGAACGGTATCATCCGTGTTGGTGCGCACATTAAAGAAGGTGATATCCTGATCGGTAAAATCACTCCGCGTGGTGAATCTGATCCTTCTCCTGAAGAAAAGCTCCTCAGAGCCATCTTCGGTGATAAGGCTTCCGATGCGAAAGATGCCTCTCTGAAAGCGCCCCCGTCTACAGAAGGTGTGGTGATCGATAAGAAACTGTTCAGCCGCGCGAAGAAAGATAAGAACTCCAAGACCCGTGAAAAAGCAGCGATCGAAAAACTGGAGAAAATTCACCAGAAGAATGCGGAAGACCTGCTGGAAGTGCTGATGGGCAAGCTGTTGACACTGCTGAAGGATAAAACATCCCAGGGCATTACCAACACTTACGGTGAAGTGCTGATCTCCAAAGGCTCCAAGTTCTCCCAGAAAAACCTGGCGAACATTGATTTCCAGAATGTGAACCCGCTGGGCTGGACTACCGACGAGGTTACCAACGATCAGATCAATACCCTGCTCCACAACTACAATATCAAGTACAATGAGGAGCTGGGCCGTTATAAACGTGAGAAGTTCAATATCTCTATTGGTGATGAGCTTCCTGCTGGTGTACTGAAACTGGCGAAGGTTTACCTGGCCAGCAAACGTAAGCTGAAAGTGGGTGATAAGATGGCAGGACGTCACGGTAACAAGGGTATCGTTGCCAAGATCGTGCGTGATGAAGACATGCCGTTCCTGGAAGATGGTACGCCGCTGGATATCGTACTGAACCCGCTCGGGGTACCTTCCCGTATGAACCTCGGACAGATCTACGAAACCGTATTAGGTTGGGCTGGTCTGAAACTTGGCGTACGCTTTGCGACTCCGATCTTCGATGGTGCTACTACTGAAGAAATTGCCTCTTATATCAATGAAGCTGGTTTACCAAGCTTTGGTCACGCTTACCTGTATGATGGTGAAACGGGTGACCGCTTCCACCAGAAAGCAACTGTAGGTGTTATCTATATGCTGAAACTCAGCCACATGGTGGATGACAAGATGCACGCACGTTCTATCGGGCCGTACAGTCTCATTACGCAACAGCCATTGGGTGGTAAAGCCCAGTTCGGTGGTCAGCGTTTCGGTGAGATGGAGGTATGGGCACTCGAAGCTTACGGTGCATCCAACATTCTGCAGGAACTGCTTACAATCAAATCTGATGATATCGTAGGGCGAGCCAAAGCATATGAATCGATCGTGAAAGGTGACAACATACCTAAAGCTGGTGTGCCTGAATCCTTCAACGTATTGATCCATGAATTGCGTGGTCTGGGTCTGGACCTGAAGTTTGACTAA
- the tuf gene encoding elongation factor Tu: MAKETFKRDKPHVNIGTIGHVDHGKTTLTAAITTILANKGLAEKRGYDEIDAAPEEKERGITINTAHVEYQTANRHYAHVDCPGHADYVKNMITGAAQMDGAILVVAATDGPMPQTREHILLARQVGVPRIVVFMNKVDLVDDPELLELVEIEIRDLLTSNGFDGDNVPVIQGSATGALAGDAKWVGAIDQLMEAVDSYIPLPPRPVDQPFLMSVEDVFSITGRGTVATGRIERGRIKVGDNVEIVGLQEAPLKSTCTGVEMFKKLLDEGEAGDNAGLLLRGIEKNQIRRGMVICQPGTITPHTEFKCEVYVLSKEEGGRHTPFFNKYRPQFYFRTTDVTGEVELPAGVEMVMPGDNVSLTVKLIAPIAMDKGLKFAIREGGRTVGAGQVTEILK, translated from the coding sequence ATGGCAAAAGAAACCTTTAAGCGGGATAAACCCCACGTAAACATTGGTACCATCGGCCACGTGGATCATGGTAAAACTACTTTGACTGCTGCCATTACCACCATTTTGGCAAATAAGGGTCTGGCAGAGAAGAGAGGTTATGACGAGATCGATGCTGCTCCCGAAGAAAAAGAAAGAGGTATTACTATCAATACAGCTCACGTAGAGTATCAGACAGCTAACCGTCACTATGCTCACGTTGACTGTCCTGGTCACGCTGACTATGTGAAGAACATGATTACTGGTGCTGCTCAGATGGACGGTGCTATCCTGGTGGTTGCTGCTACTGATGGTCCTATGCCACAAACTAGAGAGCACATCCTGCTCGCTCGTCAGGTAGGCGTACCTCGTATCGTTGTTTTCATGAACAAAGTTGACCTGGTAGACGATCCTGAACTGCTGGAACTGGTTGAAATCGAAATCCGCGATCTGCTGACTTCTAACGGTTTTGACGGTGATAACGTTCCTGTTATCCAGGGTTCTGCAACTGGCGCACTCGCTGGTGATGCTAAATGGGTTGGTGCTATCGATCAGCTGATGGAAGCTGTAGACAGCTACATTCCGCTGCCTCCCCGCCCGGTTGATCAGCCGTTCCTGATGTCTGTTGAAGACGTATTCTCTATCACTGGTCGTGGTACAGTAGCAACTGGTCGTATCGAACGCGGTCGCATTAAAGTTGGTGACAACGTTGAGATCGTAGGTCTGCAGGAAGCTCCACTGAAATCTACTTGTACTGGTGTTGAAATGTTCAAAAAACTGCTGGACGAAGGTGAAGCAGGTGATAACGCCGGTCTGTTGCTGCGCGGTATTGAGAAAAACCAGATCCGTCGTGGTATGGTTATCTGCCAGCCTGGTACCATCACTCCGCACACTGAATTCAAATGCGAAGTATACGTACTGAGCAAAGAAGAAGGTGGCCGTCACACTCCGTTCTTCAACAAATACCGTCCTCAGTTCTACTTCCGTACAACTGACGTAACTGGTGAAGTTGAACTGCCTGCAGGTGTTGAAATGGTAATGCCTGGTGATAACGTGAGCCTGACTGTAAAACTGATCGCTCCTATCGCTATGGACAAAGGTCTGAAATTCGCTATCCGTGAGGGTGGTCGTACAGTAGGTGCTGGTCAGGTAACTGAAATCCTGAAATAA
- the nusG gene encoding transcription termination/antitermination protein NusG produces MDAANPPAQETKWYVLRVVSGKEKKVKEYLDIEVRRSDWGNVITQIFLPVEKVYKVQAGKKVMREKNFYPGYVMIEAIDGKMTDEVIQAIRNVSGVIHFLGKEKPIALRKAEVNKMLGKVDELSDQGLTLSEPFIVGETIKIIDGPFNDFNGVIEEVIEDKKKLKVTVKIFGRATPVELNFMQVEKLA; encoded by the coding sequence ATGGATGCAGCCAATCCTCCTGCTCAGGAAACAAAGTGGTATGTACTCCGCGTTGTTAGTGGCAAGGAAAAGAAAGTAAAGGAATATCTGGATATCGAAGTACGTCGCTCCGACTGGGGTAATGTAATCACCCAGATCTTTCTGCCGGTAGAGAAAGTTTACAAGGTACAGGCAGGTAAGAAAGTGATGCGCGAGAAGAACTTCTATCCTGGTTATGTGATGATCGAAGCAATAGATGGTAAAATGACTGATGAAGTAATACAGGCTATACGTAACGTATCCGGTGTTATTCACTTCCTTGGAAAAGAAAAACCCATCGCACTCCGTAAAGCTGAAGTAAATAAGATGCTGGGTAAGGTAGATGAACTGAGTGATCAGGGACTGACCCTCAGCGAGCCCTTCATCGTTGGTGAAACTATTAAGATCATTGATGGTCCGTTCAACGATTTCAATGGTGTGATCGAAGAAGTGATCGAAGACAAAAAGAAACTGAAAGTAACCGTGAAAATCTTCGGCCGTGCTACTCCGGTAGAGCTGAACTTCATGCAGGTAGAAAAACTGGCATAG
- a CDS encoding HPF/RaiA family ribosome-associated protein, producing MNVQIQTVHFDADSKLIDHVNKKIQKLDTFYDRIISVDVFLKLDNFAHQVKDKIAEIRVRIPRQDLFVKHESKSFEESFDLAYDSLVNQVKRKKEKKIQ from the coding sequence ATGAACGTACAAATTCAAACTGTGCATTTTGATGCTGATTCCAAATTGATTGATCACGTGAACAAGAAAATTCAGAAATTGGATACGTTTTACGATCGGATTATCAGTGTGGATGTATTTTTAAAATTGGACAATTTTGCGCATCAGGTCAAAGATAAAATAGCAGAGATCAGAGTTCGAATACCCCGTCAGGACTTATTTGTCAAGCACGAGTCCAAATCCTTTGAAGAAAGTTTCGACCTTGCCTATGATTCTCTCGTCAACCAGGTAAAGAGAAAAAAGGAAAAGAAAATTCAATAA
- the secE gene encoding preprotein translocase subunit SecE, whose product MNKVRNYFRESYHELVYKVSWPTWQELQSSTMIVLIATILVTALVWGMDAAANFVLTHYYEIFKAK is encoded by the coding sequence ATGAATAAGGTCAGAAATTATTTCCGCGAGTCTTATCATGAGTTGGTGTACAAAGTATCCTGGCCTACATGGCAAGAGCTCCAGTCCTCTACTATGATTGTGCTGATTGCTACCATCCTGGTTACTGCACTGGTATGGGGTATGGATGCCGCCGCCAATTTTGTGTTAACGCATTATTACGAAATCTTCAAAGCAAAATAA
- the rplJ gene encoding 50S ribosomal protein L10 — protein sequence MNKDQKNEVIELLKSKFSQYSNFYVTNTESLTVAQVNDLRKVCFNKQVEMKVAKNTLIRKALEALDSEKYAGVYDSLHGVTALMFSDSPKEPAVIISSFRKANGKLEKPVLKAAFVGDELYVGDNQLTALTNIKTKNELIGEIVGLLQSPAKRVIAALLEKGKKEEAGVEAPAAE from the coding sequence ATGAATAAAGATCAAAAGAATGAAGTGATCGAACTGCTGAAAAGTAAGTTCTCTCAATACAGCAACTTCTATGTTACCAATACTGAATCATTAACGGTAGCACAGGTGAACGACCTGAGGAAAGTTTGCTTCAACAAACAAGTGGAAATGAAGGTGGCTAAGAACACCCTGATCCGCAAGGCGCTGGAAGCACTGGATAGCGAAAAGTATGCTGGTGTTTACGACAGCCTGCATGGTGTAACAGCCCTGATGTTCTCTGACAGCCCGAAAGAGCCTGCCGTGATCATCTCTTCTTTCCGTAAGGCAAACGGTAAACTGGAAAAACCTGTTCTGAAAGCTGCATTTGTAGGTGATGAACTGTATGTAGGTGATAACCAGCTGACTGCGCTGACTAACATCAAGACCAAAAACGAGCTCATCGGCGAAATCGTTGGTCTGTTGCAATCTCCTGCAAAACGCGTTATCGCTGCTTTGCTGGAAAAAGGCAAGAAAGAAGAAGCTGGCGTAGAAGCTCCGGCAGCAGAATAA
- a CDS encoding tyrosine-type recombinase/integrase — translation MNEALYSLAEQFISYIQLEKRYSAHTCTAYRNDLFQFFDYVTPNYGATPPADLSHVMIRSWLAHLMEDAMTAKSVNRKISSLKSFFKYCLRQGLIRQSPMAKVIAPKVSRRLPGYIEEKGMRALENNISPVSVTSLHIFPDDFEGLTHRLIFEIFYQTGIRLSELISLQELRVDAGNMSIKVMGKGGKERIIPVSRRLLDQIALYMEQKRLHLESFEGGVLLVHPNSGERLYPKYVYLTVRKYLTEHEITTLRKKSPHILRHTFATHLANNGADLNAIKELLGHSSLAATQVYTHNTIEQLKKVYKQAHPKA, via the coding sequence TTGAACGAAGCATTATATTCCTTAGCAGAGCAGTTTATCTCCTACATTCAGCTCGAAAAGCGATATTCAGCGCATACCTGCACCGCCTATCGCAACGATCTCTTTCAATTTTTTGATTACGTTACACCCAACTACGGCGCAACACCGCCGGCAGATCTGAGTCATGTCATGATCCGCAGTTGGCTGGCGCACCTCATGGAAGATGCCATGACCGCGAAAAGTGTAAACCGTAAAATCTCCTCGCTTAAATCCTTTTTTAAATATTGCCTGCGCCAGGGACTCATCAGGCAGTCTCCCATGGCAAAGGTGATTGCACCGAAAGTCAGTCGTCGGCTGCCAGGGTATATAGAAGAAAAGGGGATGAGAGCATTGGAAAACAATATCAGCCCGGTATCTGTCACTTCACTCCACATCTTTCCTGACGATTTTGAAGGGCTTACTCACCGGCTTATTTTTGAAATATTCTATCAGACGGGCATTCGGCTGTCGGAACTGATCTCTTTACAGGAGCTTCGGGTCGATGCCGGCAATATGTCTATTAAAGTAATGGGTAAGGGAGGAAAGGAGCGGATCATCCCCGTGAGCCGGCGCCTGCTGGACCAGATAGCGTTATATATGGAGCAGAAACGCCTGCACTTGGAATCATTTGAGGGGGGAGTACTGCTGGTGCATCCAAACAGCGGTGAGCGGCTATATCCCAAGTATGTATATTTAACCGTCAGGAAATATCTCACAGAGCATGAGATTACCACGCTCAGAAAAAAAAGCCCCCACATATTACGTCATACTTTTGCGACGCATCTTGCAAATAACGGAGCGGATCTGAATGCAATAAAAGAATTGCTGGGGCACTCAAGTCTCGCTGCCACGCAGGTTTACACCCACAATACCATTGAACAATTGAAGAAGGTATATAAGCAGGCGCACCCGAAAGCATAG
- the rpsU gene encoding 30S ribosomal protein S21 gives MLIIDSKDCENIDKALKKYKKKFEKARILLQLRSRQSFTKPSVKRRNEVLKAVYKQQLATGKFDA, from the coding sequence ATGTTGATCATTGATTCTAAAGATTGCGAAAACATAGACAAGGCGCTTAAAAAATACAAGAAGAAATTCGAAAAAGCTCGCATTTTACTGCAGCTGAGATCGCGCCAGTCTTTTACCAAACCATCTGTTAAACGCCGTAACGAAGTACTGAAGGCTGTTTACAAGCAGCAGTTGGCTACCGGTAAGTTCGACGCTTAA
- a CDS encoding transglutaminase-like domain-containing protein: MKQIFPVLFGLLLSVQAGAQPVRKKMPVKPALPVTSVQIPETATTSPQAMAAWLKTHTGSSTALQQALYSWMAGNIAFDAARMNEISNYRDTAAAIQQTLHTRKGLSTDFAVLYARVCREAGINAVVVTGYTLQGDGMVPLGTHDWVAVKSGTQWTVTDPAWGAGTLENGRFVQHTDWKWFQMVPQVAVKTHMPFDPLWQLILFPLRHDELGSRGFAAAAKRPVFSCADSLVAWSRQSRLERLQHAAARITQFGGAVNPFIMNELDWMQQSIRVLASNQEIEMGNRQIDQFNEVNRDYTEIAKLYNEYVTFRNRGFQPEIKDQVLRKMIDEIAGRLTGAEKTLLGLEGSREPVRQHVDELLGVIRNMKEKVGGEQAFVSKYIKTVKAKRKDLFDEKS; encoded by the coding sequence ATGAAACAGATTTTTCCCGTATTGTTCGGATTATTACTCAGTGTACAAGCCGGCGCTCAGCCGGTCAGGAAAAAAATGCCCGTTAAGCCGGCATTGCCGGTTACATCGGTGCAGATCCCTGAAACTGCTACCACATCGCCGCAGGCGATGGCCGCATGGCTGAAGACGCACACCGGAAGCAGTACAGCTTTACAGCAGGCATTGTACAGCTGGATGGCAGGTAACATTGCTTTTGATGCAGCACGTATGAACGAAATCAGCAACTACCGCGACACGGCAGCCGCTATACAGCAAACCCTGCACACCCGGAAGGGCCTCAGTACAGATTTTGCGGTGTTGTATGCCCGGGTTTGCAGGGAGGCAGGCATCAATGCGGTGGTTGTGACCGGATATACGCTGCAGGGCGATGGTATGGTGCCCCTCGGTACGCACGATTGGGTGGCCGTAAAGAGCGGAACACAATGGACAGTAACGGATCCCGCCTGGGGGGCGGGAACATTGGAGAACGGCCGTTTTGTACAGCATACCGACTGGAAATGGTTCCAAATGGTACCACAGGTAGCGGTTAAAACCCATATGCCCTTCGACCCGCTGTGGCAGCTGATACTATTTCCGCTCCGGCATGATGAATTGGGCAGTCGTGGCTTTGCAGCAGCGGCAAAACGCCCCGTTTTCAGCTGTGCCGACAGTCTTGTTGCCTGGTCGCGGCAATCGCGCCTGGAGCGGCTGCAACATGCAGCAGCCAGGATTACGCAATTTGGCGGTGCAGTTAATCCATTCATTATGAATGAATTAGATTGGATGCAACAGTCAATACGGGTATTGGCCTCCAATCAGGAGATTGAGATGGGTAACAGGCAGATTGACCAATTTAATGAGGTAAACCGGGATTATACCGAGATAGCAAAGCTTTATAATGAATATGTAACATTCAGGAACCGTGGTTTCCAGCCGGAGATAAAGGACCAGGTATTAAGGAAGATGATAGATGAGATAGCAGGCCGGTTGACGGGAGCAGAGAAGACATTGCTGGGCCTGGAGGGGAGCAGGGAGCCTGTCAGACAGCATGTGGATGAGTTGCTGGGAGTGATCCGGAATATGAAAGAAAAGGTGGGGGGAGAACAGGCTTTCGTTAGTAAGTATATTAAAACAGTAAAGGCAAAGCGAAAGGATTTGTTTGATGAAAAGTCGTAA